The following are encoded together in the Populus trichocarpa isolate Nisqually-1 chromosome 5, P.trichocarpa_v4.1, whole genome shotgun sequence genome:
- the LOC18099637 gene encoding uncharacterized protein LOC18099637 isoform X2 has protein sequence MHQGLQCSRPSQVPETIHHSHVSASFHDEWPVFDQQTAADGTNLTEDRQLEEVQVSESDAANKNPVSNCAESAFPCRRQENVNSAVGDSCWGDGLLRDTSYDSRRRMNDRWEGTGSGVQLPFPNVAAPLNDEVSSAAADLQQLSLGKEEPAVPPSEDNHAVLFPEYMQALAADFSHLSFGTYKSGTYHAVSVPLALTPAKSNLEKASAAANGPSPPCKEIRRESFSLIPVLSRSAFSLSVSCSPTLPGVTLAPQPALSQHLSANLSSQPAVPDQFDWLSCNGSEPCS, from the exons ATGCACCAAGGTCTGCAATGTTCACGTCCTTCTCAAGTGCCTGAGACAATTCACCATTCTCATGTTAGTGCGAGCTTTCATGATGAATGGCCTGTGTTTGATCAGCAAACAGCTGCTG ATGGGACTAATTTGACTGAAGACCGCCAATTGGAGGAGGTCCAAGTATCAGAGAGTGATGCCGCTAACAAGAATCCAGTTTCTAATTGTGCTGAATCTGCTTTTCCATGTAGAAGACAGGAAAATGTGAATAGTGCTGTAGGTGATTCTTGTTGGGGTGATGGTTTACTGAGGGATACAAGTTATGATTCTCGGAGACGCATGAATGATCGTTGGGAAG GAACTGGTAGTGGCGTCCAATTACCTTTCCCAAATGTTGCTGCACCTTTGAACGATGAAGTATCATCAGCTGCTGCGGACTTGCAGCAGCTAAGTTTGGGGAAGGAGGAACCTGCAGTGCCTCCATCTGAGGATAATCATGCAGTGTTGTTTCCTGAGTATATGCAAGCCTTAGCCGCGGACTTCTCACATTTGAGTTTCGGTACATACAAATCTGGGACTTATCATGCAGTTTCTGTACCACTAGCACTGACTCCCGCAAAGAGTAACTTGGAGAAGGCTTCTGCAGCAGCAAATGGTCCATCCCCTCCATGCAAGGAGATTAGGCGTGAGTCTTTCAGCTTGATTCCA GTTCTGAGTCGGAGTGCTTTTTCTCTATCCGTGTCATGTTCACCAACACTGCCTGGTGTCACTCTTGCCCCACAACCCGCACTTTCCCAGCATCTTTCAGCAAATTTGTCCTCTCAACCAGCTGTACCTGACCAATTTGACTGGCTATCCTGCAATGGCTCAGAACCATGCTCATAA
- the LOC18099637 gene encoding uncharacterized protein LOC18099637 isoform X1, translating into MLVRAFMMNGLCLISKQLLVGHIPLKCLMPPALRCFLIQSCLYEDGTNLTEDRQLEEVQVSESDAANKNPVSNCAESAFPCRRQENVNSAVGDSCWGDGLLRDTSYDSRRRMNDRWEGTGSGVQLPFPNVAAPLNDEVSSAAADLQQLSLGKEEPAVPPSEDNHAVLFPEYMQALAADFSHLSFGTYKSGTYHAVSVPLALTPAKSNLEKASAAANGPSPPCKEIRRESFSLIPVLSRSAFSLSVSCSPTLPGVTLAPQPALSQHLSANLSSQPAVPDQFDWLSCNGSEPCS; encoded by the exons ATGTTAGTGCGAGCTTTCATGATGAATGGCCTGTGTTTGATCAGCAAACAGCTGCTGGTGGGTCATATACCTTTAAAGTGTCTAATGCCTCCAGCACTGAGATGTTTTCTAATTCAATCTTGCTTATATGAAGATGGGACTAATTTGACTGAAGACCGCCAATTGGAGGAGGTCCAAGTATCAGAGAGTGATGCCGCTAACAAGAATCCAGTTTCTAATTGTGCTGAATCTGCTTTTCCATGTAGAAGACAGGAAAATGTGAATAGTGCTGTAGGTGATTCTTGTTGGGGTGATGGTTTACTGAGGGATACAAGTTATGATTCTCGGAGACGCATGAATGATCGTTGGGAAG GAACTGGTAGTGGCGTCCAATTACCTTTCCCAAATGTTGCTGCACCTTTGAACGATGAAGTATCATCAGCTGCTGCGGACTTGCAGCAGCTAAGTTTGGGGAAGGAGGAACCTGCAGTGCCTCCATCTGAGGATAATCATGCAGTGTTGTTTCCTGAGTATATGCAAGCCTTAGCCGCGGACTTCTCACATTTGAGTTTCGGTACATACAAATCTGGGACTTATCATGCAGTTTCTGTACCACTAGCACTGACTCCCGCAAAGAGTAACTTGGAGAAGGCTTCTGCAGCAGCAAATGGTCCATCCCCTCCATGCAAGGAGATTAGGCGTGAGTCTTTCAGCTTGATTCCA GTTCTGAGTCGGAGTGCTTTTTCTCTATCCGTGTCATGTTCACCAACACTGCCTGGTGTCACTCTTGCCCCACAACCCGCACTTTCCCAGCATCTTTCAGCAAATTTGTCCTCTCAACCAGCTGTACCTGACCAATTTGACTGGCTATCCTGCAATGGCTCAGAACCATGCTCATAA
- the LOC18099637 gene encoding uncharacterized protein LOC18099637 isoform X4: MLVRAFMMNGLCLISKQLLVGHIPLKCLMPPALRCFLIQSCLYEDGTNLTEDRQLEEVQVSESDAANKNPVSNCAESAFPCRRQENVNSAVGDSCWGDGLLRDTSYDSRRRMNDRWEGTGSGVQLPFPNVAAPLNDEVSSAAADLQQLSLGKEEPAVPPSEDNHAVLFPEYMQALAADFSHLSFGTYKSGTYHAVSVPLALTPAKSNLEKASAAANGPSPPCKEIRQIPSSLLSTFKMSSLDPCQIHID, translated from the exons ATGTTAGTGCGAGCTTTCATGATGAATGGCCTGTGTTTGATCAGCAAACAGCTGCTGGTGGGTCATATACCTTTAAAGTGTCTAATGCCTCCAGCACTGAGATGTTTTCTAATTCAATCTTGCTTATATGAAGATGGGACTAATTTGACTGAAGACCGCCAATTGGAGGAGGTCCAAGTATCAGAGAGTGATGCCGCTAACAAGAATCCAGTTTCTAATTGTGCTGAATCTGCTTTTCCATGTAGAAGACAGGAAAATGTGAATAGTGCTGTAGGTGATTCTTGTTGGGGTGATGGTTTACTGAGGGATACAAGTTATGATTCTCGGAGACGCATGAATGATCGTTGGGAAG GAACTGGTAGTGGCGTCCAATTACCTTTCCCAAATGTTGCTGCACCTTTGAACGATGAAGTATCATCAGCTGCTGCGGACTTGCAGCAGCTAAGTTTGGGGAAGGAGGAACCTGCAGTGCCTCCATCTGAGGATAATCATGCAGTGTTGTTTCCTGAGTATATGCAAGCCTTAGCCGCGGACTTCTCACATTTGAGTTTCGGTACATACAAATCTGGGACTTATCATGCAGTTTCTGTACCACTAGCACTGACTCCCGCAAAGAGTAACTTGGAGAAGGCTTCTGCAGCAGCAAATGGTCCATCCCCTCCATGCAAGGAGATTAGGC AAATCCCGAGCTCCTTGTTGAGTACCTTCAAGATGAGCAGCTTGGATCCATGTCAGATACACATCGATTAA
- the LOC7464644 gene encoding two-pore potassium channel 3 isoform X2 — protein sequence MDEHLLSRTIAEESCRRPGRELSSSYLDLGQSLRQSTSHLVTNDVIIPIISTPNTSSYVNLIASLNKKKTRLPYRSHSAPSLFTDARETFADSFDPRPGSKSTPLIVRQAFVGVFLYVLVVVLIFLVSGRFRGTATFKPVDALYFTVVTLCTIGYGDIVPDTTFTKLFTCGFILVGFGFIDILLNGLVTYICDKQEAVLLSTMDGSTPTTMVQAYMIDKAKGRMRIRTKVVLASAVVIVCIAVGTITVHYLEKLDWVDSFYLAVTSVTTVGYGDYAFTTITGRCFAIIWLLVSTLAVARAFLYLAELRIDKRNRRIAKWVLQKKMTLGDLVAADLDNDGSISCGQPR from the exons ATGGATGAGCATCTTCTCTCAAGAACAATAGCAGAAGAGTCCTGCAGGCGACCAGGAAGAGAACTCTCCTCTAGTTACCTTGATCTTGGCCAGTCCCTACGTCAATCGACATCACACCTTGTCACTAATGATGTGATTATCCCCATCATCTCAACACCAAACACTTCTTCATATGTAAATCTCATTGCTAgtttgaacaaaaagaaaacaagactcCCTTACCGATCTCATTCGGCTCCATCGTTGTTTACAGATGCCAGGGAGACTTTTGCAGATTCTTTCGACCCCAGACCTGGCTCGAAATCAACTCCTTTGATTGTTCGGCAGGCTTTTGTTGGCGTATTCTTGTATGTATTGGTTGTTGTGTTGATTTTCCTTGTCAGTGGCCGCTTCAGGGGCACCGCAACATTCAAGCCAGTAGATGCCTTGTACTTCACAGTGGTTACACTTTGCACCATTGGCTACGGTGATATCGTTCCAGATACAACTTTTACCAAGCTGTTTACTTGTGGTTTTATCTTGGTTGGTTTTGGCTTCATCGATATTTTGTTAAATGGATTGGTCACGTATATTTGCGATAAGCAAGAAGCCGTTCTGTTAAGCACCATGGATGGGAGCACGCCCACCACCATGGTTCAAGCTTATATGATAGACAAAGCTAAAGGACGAATGAGAATCAGAACGAAAGTGGTCTTGGCTTCGGCAGTGGTCATTGTTTGCATTGCGGTAGGAACTATTACAGTGCACTACCTGGAGAAGTTGGATTGGGTTGATAGTTTTTATCTGGCTGTTACATCCGTGACAACCGTAGGCTATGGGGATTACGCTTTCACAACCATAACTGGAAGATGTTTCGCCATTATTTGGCTATTAGTTAGCACACTGGCAGTTGCCAGGGCTTTTTTGTACCTGGCTGAGCTAAGGATTGACAAGAGGAATCGCAGGATTGCAAAATGGGTTCTTCAGAAAAAGATGACACTGGGCGATTTAGTAGCTGCAGACCTCGATAATGATGGATCCATCAG TTGCGGGCAACCAAGATAG
- the LOC7464644 gene encoding two pore potassium channel c isoform X1 — translation MDEHLLSRTIAEESCRRPGRELSSSYLDLGQSLRQSTSHLVTNDVIIPIISTPNTSSYVNLIASLNKKKTRLPYRSHSAPSLFTDARETFADSFDPRPGSKSTPLIVRQAFVGVFLYVLVVVLIFLVSGRFRGTATFKPVDALYFTVVTLCTIGYGDIVPDTTFTKLFTCGFILVGFGFIDILLNGLVTYICDKQEAVLLSTMDGSTPTTMVQAYMIDKAKGRMRIRTKVVLASAVVIVCIAVGTITVHYLEKLDWVDSFYLAVTSVTTVGYGDYAFTTITGRCFAIIWLLVSTLAVARAFLYLAELRIDKRNRRIAKWVLQKKMTLGDLVAADLDNDGSISKSEFVIYKLKEMGKIAEKDIQQICNQFDSLDSTNCGKITLADLM, via the exons ATGGATGAGCATCTTCTCTCAAGAACAATAGCAGAAGAGTCCTGCAGGCGACCAGGAAGAGAACTCTCCTCTAGTTACCTTGATCTTGGCCAGTCCCTACGTCAATCGACATCACACCTTGTCACTAATGATGTGATTATCCCCATCATCTCAACACCAAACACTTCTTCATATGTAAATCTCATTGCTAgtttgaacaaaaagaaaacaagactcCCTTACCGATCTCATTCGGCTCCATCGTTGTTTACAGATGCCAGGGAGACTTTTGCAGATTCTTTCGACCCCAGACCTGGCTCGAAATCAACTCCTTTGATTGTTCGGCAGGCTTTTGTTGGCGTATTCTTGTATGTATTGGTTGTTGTGTTGATTTTCCTTGTCAGTGGCCGCTTCAGGGGCACCGCAACATTCAAGCCAGTAGATGCCTTGTACTTCACAGTGGTTACACTTTGCACCATTGGCTACGGTGATATCGTTCCAGATACAACTTTTACCAAGCTGTTTACTTGTGGTTTTATCTTGGTTGGTTTTGGCTTCATCGATATTTTGTTAAATGGATTGGTCACGTATATTTGCGATAAGCAAGAAGCCGTTCTGTTAAGCACCATGGATGGGAGCACGCCCACCACCATGGTTCAAGCTTATATGATAGACAAAGCTAAAGGACGAATGAGAATCAGAACGAAAGTGGTCTTGGCTTCGGCAGTGGTCATTGTTTGCATTGCGGTAGGAACTATTACAGTGCACTACCTGGAGAAGTTGGATTGGGTTGATAGTTTTTATCTGGCTGTTACATCCGTGACAACCGTAGGCTATGGGGATTACGCTTTCACAACCATAACTGGAAGATGTTTCGCCATTATTTGGCTATTAGTTAGCACACTGGCAGTTGCCAGGGCTTTTTTGTACCTGGCTGAGCTAAGGATTGACAAGAGGAATCGCAGGATTGCAAAATGGGTTCTTCAGAAAAAGATGACACTGGGCGATTTAGTAGCTGCAGACCTCGATAATGATGGATCCATCAG CAAATCTGAATTTGTAATATACAAGCTCAAGGAGATGGGGAAAATAGCAGAGAAAGACATCCAGCAGATCTGCAACCAATTTGATTCATTAGATAGTACCAACTGTGGCAAAATCACTCTTGCCGATCTCATGTAA
- the LOC7464802 gene encoding uncharacterized protein LOC7464802: MICHSHGGGAMVVLCRPVLKRPMCLSSNTDQLRTQLDQLHAEAESTRAKANSARLRLMRLSEAAEKLKRQAAVSVISGKENDARELLFQKKKVMHAIGRSKNRIELLDQLSSKLNQVISVKENQLIGNVAFDVEVETKDDSSPVRIVSPKLGVTDFSSDDDLEFSDGQDLQLCAHGETNPPVDEEVGFLGRDICNDSNEESITRGLKDVSSYEDFLEHLDVKLNKIESELVTILNVSALVLNDNEKPNNFKVQQTIELLESVRAIRQKISGIMQKKVEIS, from the exons ATGATATGTCACAGTCACGGTGGTGGTGCCATGGTAGTGCTTTGCAGGCCTGTATTGAAGAGGCCTATGTGCTTGTCCTCCAACACGGACCAGCTTCGCACCCAACTCGATCAGCTTCATGCTGAGGCCGAAAGCACCAGAGCCAAAG CAAATAGTGCGAGATTGAGACTTATGAGATTATCAGAGGCAGCAGAGAAACTAAAACGACAGGCTGCTGTTAGTGTTATttctggaaaagaaaatgatgcaaGAGAATTGctttttcaaaagaagaaagttATGCATGCTATTGGAAGGTCAAAAAACCGAATCGAGTTGCTTGATCAGCTCTCCTCTAAGCTTAATCAG GTAATTTCTGTAAAAGAAAACCAGCTAATAGGGAATGTGGCTTTCGATGTTGAAGTTGAGACGAAAGATGATTCGAGTCCGGTTCGAATTGTATCTCCTAAGCTGGGAGTTACAGACTTCAGTTCTGATGATGACCTGGAATTTAGTGATGGTCAAGACTTACAATTATGTGCCCATGGAGAAACAAACCCGCCGGTTGATGAGGAAGTGGGATTCCTCGGCAGGGACATTTGTAATGATTCTAATGAAGAGAGCATAACCAGGGGTTTGAAGGATGTATCATCGTATGAGGACTTCTTGGAACATTTGGATGTGAAgcttaataaaattgaatcagAGCTTGTCACCATTTTGAATGTCTCAGCCTTGGTACTGAATGATAATGAGAAacctaataattttaaagtgcAGCAAACGATAGAGCTTCTTGAGAGTGTCCGTGCTATTCGGCAGAA AATCTCAGGGATAATGCAGAAGAAGGTGGAGATcagttga